Proteins from a genomic interval of Capsicum annuum cultivar UCD-10X-F1 chromosome 4, UCD10Xv1.1, whole genome shotgun sequence:
- the LOC107868377 gene encoding probable LRR receptor-like serine/threonine-protein kinase At3g47570 isoform X3 translates to MEKAFTSFLLTSLLLHYVMASSAMTKTNITTDQLALFSLKSQIALDPFHFLDESWSFAMSICHWVGVTCGSRHQRVNSLNLSNMALTGKIPRDLGNLTFLVSLDLGSNNFHGNLPQELAHLRRLKFLDLSFNSFRGEVPSWFGFLHQLQVLNLGNNSFAGSIPSSFSNISKLETLNLKFNSIEGQIPKVIGSLVNLRVLNLGGNKLIGFIPTSLSNTSRLETLEISDNSLQGNIPEGIGNLHNMKVLSIEDNQLTGSIPFKIFNISRIEIIAFTGNSLSGILPNGLCNGLPILKELYLSTNKLHGHMPTSLSNCSQLQILSLSKNEFDGTINSEIGRLSNLQKLYLGQNHFAELAMEKNQITGSVAISMFNISSLQILSAWQNNLRGFLPRETGNFTKMQHLKISGNKLIGEIPKEISNLVELEELLLGDNGFSGSLDMEIFNISGLRIIDLSVNNLLGSLPPNIGFILPNIEELYLSGLTNLVGTIPHSISNCSKLTILELSNNQLTGLIPNSLGDLTHLQNLNLGENNLTSDSSLSFLTSLTNCRNLTILSLYLNPLNGMLHGSVGNLSTSLRMFVAHSCKIKGQIPNEVGNLRSLLDLILFGNDLVGSIPTSIGNLRKLQSFDLTNNKLTGLIGDHICKLQHLGDIYLGQNQLSGSLPNCLGNITSLREIHLGSNKLSSNIPPSLGNLQDLVVLDLSSNNMVGSLPPEIGNLKVATLIDLSVNQFSNEIPREIGGLQTLAYLSLRHNKLQGAIADSMSNMIGLEFLDLSHNNLSGIIPKSFEKLQNLKYFNISFNKLYGEIPSGGPFKNLLSQFFIYNEALCGSSRFSVLPCPTSSKHRSNRKKLLVLFLLLGIALVVVPSTIIFFWIGYRRGKRAPQQPDSLSAITRERISYYELIQATEALSESNLIGSGSFGSVYKGVLTSGTVIAVKVFNLQLAAAFKSFDTECEVLRSLRHRNLVKVITSCSNLDFKALVLEYMLNGSLEKYLYSHNYFLDIRQRLSIMIDVACALEYLHHGCSSPVIHCDLKPSNVLLDEDMVAHLSDFGISKLLGEDESDLYTKTVATLGYIAPEYGQDGLVSTKCDVYSYGIMLLETFTRRKPTEFEGDLSLKHWVSYSLPDAVIDVADANLVPPTDNHLLKKLDCVVSIMNVALDCCAESPARRTNMKDVVGMLQKIRIQLIAC, encoded by the exons ATGGAGAAAGCATTCACCTCTTTTCTCTTAACATCTTTGTTGCTTCACTATGTTATGGCCAGTTCAGCGATGACCAAAACCAACATAACTACTGATCAATTGGCTCTTTTTTCTCTGAAATCCCAAATCGCTTTAGACCCCTTTCATTTCTTGGATGAAAGTTGGTCTTTCGCTATGTCCATTTGCCATTGGGTTGGAGTCACTTGTGGCTCTCGCCACCAACGTGTGAATTCCTTGAATCTTTCTAACATGGCTCTTACAGGCAAGATTCCCCGTGATCTTGGAAACCTCACATTTCTTGTTTCTCTCGACTTGGGAAGCAACAATTTCCATGGAAATTTGCCTCAAGAATTGGCACACTTGCGTCGGcttaagtttcttgatttaagttTTAACAGCTTCAGAGGGGAGGTTCCTTCTTGGTTTGGGTTTTTACACCAACTTCAAGTTCTAAATCTTGGGAATAATAGTTTCGCTGGTTCCATCCCTTCTTCATTTTCTAATATTTCCAAACTTGAGACTTTGAATCTGAAATTCAATTCCATAGAGGGAcaaataccaaaagtgattggaagTCTTGTAAACCTTAGAGTATTAAACTTGGGGGGTAACAAGCTCATAGGCTTTATTCCTACGTCACTCTCGAATACCTCGAGGTTGGAGACTTTGGAGATATCTGATAATTCACTTCAAGGAAACATTCCAGAAGGGATCGGCAATCTTCACAACATGAAAGTTCTATCCATAGAAGATAATCAACTTACGGGTTCTATaccattcaaaattttcaatatctCAAGAATCGAAATCATTGCATTTACTGGAAATAGCCTGTCAGGAATTCTTCCCAATGGTTTATGCAATGGTCTCCCGATACTCAAAGAGCTTTACCTATCCACAAACAAGCTTCACGGTCATATGCCTACAAGCTTATCAAATTGTTCACAACTTCAAATTTTGTCTTTATCAAAAAATGAATTTGATGGAACAATAAATAGTGAAATTGGAAGATTGAGTAACTTGCAGAAATTGTATCTCGGACAAAACCATTTCGCAG AGTTAGCCATGGAAAAAAACCAGATTACCGGCTCTGTCGCCATCTCCATGTTCAATATCTCATCGCTGCAAATTTTGTCAGCATGGCAGAACAATCTTAGAGGATTCTTACCACGGGAGACTGGGAACTTCACCAAGATGCAACATCTAAAGATTAGTGGAAATAAGCTTATAG GTGAAATACCCAAAGAGATAAGCAATCTCGTTGAGTTGGAGGAATTACTTCTTGGGGATAATGGGTTTAGTGGTTCACTTGATATGGAGATCTTCAATATATCAGGGCTGAGAATAATTGATCTTTCAGTCAATAATCTCTTAGGAAGCCTCCCACCAAACATAGGTTTTATATTACCCAACATTGAAGAGCTTTATCTGAGTGGCTTAACCAATCTTGTTGGGACTATTCCTCATTCCATCTCCAATTGTTCCAAACTTACTATTCTAGAGCTTTCTAACAACCAACTCACTGGCTTGATTCCCAATTCTCTTGGAGATTTGACTCATCTACAAAATCTAAATTTAGGGGAAAACAATTTAACCAGCGACTCATCATTAAGCTTCTTGACTTCCCTGACCAATTGCCGAAATTTAACAATTCTATCTCTATATTTGAATCCTCTAAACGGCATGCTTCATGGCTCCGTGGGGAACCTTTCCACATCTCTTAGAATGTTTGTCGCCCACAGTTGTAAAATCAAAGGGCAAATTCCAAATGAAGTTGGGAACTTAAGAAGCTTACTAGACCTTATACTTTTTGGAAATGACTTGGTTGGATCAATTCCCACATCAATTGGAAACTTGAGAAAGCTTCAGAGCTTCGACTTGACTAACAACAAATTAACAGGATTGATTGGAGATCATATATGTAAATTGCAGCATCTGGGTGATATTTACTTGGGTCAAAATCAACTTTCAGGATCTCTTCCAAATTGTTTAGGGAATATTACTTCCCTTAGGGAGATACATCTGGGTTCCAATAAATTGAGTTCCAATATACCACCAAGCTTAGGGAACCTTCAAGATCTAGTGGTTCTTGACTTATCGTCAAACAACATGGTAGGTTCTTTACCTCCagaaattggaaatctaaagGTTGCGACACTGATAGATCTATCAGTGAATCAATTCTCAAATGAAATTCCTAGAGAAATTGGAGGCTTGCAAACTTTGGCATACCTTTCTTTGAGACACAACAAGTTGCAAGGAGCTATAGCTGACTCAATGAGCAACATgataggtttggaattcctagacCTTTCTCATAACAATTTATCTGGAATCATTCCTAAGTCTTTCGAGAAACTTCAAAACCTgaagtatttcaatatttctttcaacAAATTGTATGGTGAAATACCCTCAGGAGGTCCTTTCAAGAACCTGTTGAGTCAGTTTTTCATCTACAATGAAGCATTGTGTGgttcttcaagatttagtgtccTGCCATGCCCCACTTCATCAAAGCACAgatcaaataggaaaaaattgctagttctttttcttttgctggGAATTGCACTAGTAGTTGTTCCTAGCACCATTATTTTTTTCTGGATAGGGTATAGAAGAGGTAAAAGAGCTCCTCAACAACCTGATTCATTGTCTGCAATAACAAGAGAAAGAATTTCATACTATGAATTGATCCAAGCAACTGAAGCGCTTAGCGAGAGTAATCTGATTGGTTCTGGAAGTTTCGGCTCTGTTTACAAAGGTGTTCTCACAAGTGGAACTGTCATTGCAGTTAAAGTGTTCAATCTGCAACTAGCTGCGGCATTCAAGAGCTTTGATACGGAATGTGAAGTTCTGCGCAGCCTTCGCCATAGGAATCTCGTAAAAGTCATTACTAGctgttccaaccttgattttaaGGCTTTAGTTCTCGAGTATATGCTTAATGGAAGTCTTGAGAAGTATTTGTATTCTCACAACTACTTCCTAGACATCAGGCAGAGGTTAAGCATAatgatagatgtggcatgtgCTTTGGAATATCTGCACCATGGGTGCTCGTCGCCTGTGATCCACTGTGATCTGAAGCCTAGTAATGTCTTGCTGGACGAGGATATGGTTGCCCACCTAAGCGACTTTGGCATTTCAAAACTACTTGGTGAAGATGAGAGTGATTTATACACTAAAACCGTAGCAACATTGGGTTATATTGCGCCAG AGTATGGACAAGATGGATTGGTGTCTACTAAATGTGACGTGTATAGTTATGGAATCATGTTGCTGGAAACATTTACCAGGAGAAAGCCTACTGAGTTTGAGGGAGATCTTAGCTTGAAGCACTGGGTGAGTTATTCACTTCCCGATGCAGTAATAGATGTTGCAGATGCCAACTTGGTTCCACCTACAGATAATCACTTATTGAAAAAGTTGGACTGTGTGGTATCAATCATGAATGTCGCACTGGATTGCTGTGCTGAATCTCCAGCAAGACGGACAAATATGAAAGATGTTGTTGGGATGCTACAAAAGATCAGAATCCAACTTATCGCATGTTGA
- the LOC107868377 gene encoding probable LRR receptor-like serine/threonine-protein kinase At3g47570 isoform X2, which yields MEKAFTFYLLTLLLLMASSAMTQTNITTDQLALLSLESKIISDPSHFLDENWSPTVSVCHWVGVTCGSRHQRVNSLNLSNMALTGKIPREFGNLSFLVSLDLGSNNFQGNLPQEMARLHRLKFLRLSVNNFCGKVPSWFGFLHQLQVLNLGNNSFAGSIPSSFSNISKLETLNLKFNSIEGQIPKVIGSLVNLRVLNLGGNKLIGFIPTSLSNTSRLETLEISDNSLQGNIPEGIGNLHNMKVLSIEDNQLTGSIPFKIFNISRIEIIAFTGNSLSGILPNGLCNGLPILKELYLSTNKLHGHMPTSLSNCSQLQILSLSKNEFDGTINSEIGRLSNLQKLYLGQNHFAGIIPQEIGNLVNLAELAMEKNQITGSVAISMFNISSLQILSAWQNNLRGFLPRETGNFTKMQHLKISGNKLIGEIPKEISNLVELEELLLGDNGFSGSLDMEIFNISGLRIIDLSVNNLLGSLPPNIGFILPNIEELYLSGLTNLVGTIPHSISNCSKLTILELSNNQLTGLIPNSLGDLTHLQNLNLGENNLTSDSSLSFLTSLTNCRNLTILSLYLNPLNGMLHGSVGNLSTSLRMFVAHSCKIKGQIPNEVGNLRSLLDLILFGNDLVGSIPTSIGNLRKLQSFDLTNNKLTGLIGDHICKLQHLGDIYLGQNQLSGSLPNCLGNITSLREIHLGSNKLSSNIPPSLGNLQDLVVLDLSSNNMVGSLPPEIGNLKVATLIDLSVNQFSNEIPREIGGLQTLAYLSLRHNKLQGAIADSMSNMIGLEFLDLSHNNLSGIIPKSFEKLQNLKYFNISFNKLYGEIPSGGPFKNLLSQFFIYNEALCGSSRFSVLPCPTSSKHRSNRKKLLVLFLLLGIALVVVPSTIIFFWIGYRRGKRAPQQPDSLSAITRERISYYELIQATEALSESNLIGSGSFGSVYKGVLTSGTVIAVKVFNLQLAAAFKSFDTECEVLRSLRHRNLVKVITSCSNLDFKALVLEYMLNGSLEKYLYSHNYFLDIRQRLSIMIDVACALEYLHHGCSSPVIHCDLKPSNVLLDEDMVAHLSDFGISKLLGEDESDLYTKTVATLGYIAPEYGQDGLVSTKCDVYSYGIMLLETFTRRKPTEFEGDLSLKHWVSYSLPDAVIDVADANLVPPTDNHLLKKLDCVVSIMNVALDCCAESPARRTNMKDVVGMLQKIRIQLIAC from the exons ATGGAGAAAGCCTTCACATTTTATCTCTTAACACTCCTGTTGCTTATGGCTAGTTCAGCCATGACCCAAACCAACATTACCACTGATCAATTAGCTCTTCTATCCTTAGAATCAAAAATTATTTCCGACCCTTCTCACTTCTTGGATGAAAACTGGTCTCCCACTGTTTCTGTTTGTCATTGGGTTGGAGTCACTTGTGGCTCTCGTCACCAACGTGTGAATTCCTTGAATCTTTCTAACATGGCTCTTACAGGCAAGATTCCCCGTGAATTTGGAAACCTctcatttcttgtttctcttgacttGGGAAGTAACAATTTCCAGGGAAATTTGCCTCAAGAAATGGCACGCTTGCATCGGCTTAAGTTTCTTAGGTTAAGTGTCAACAACTTCTGCGGAAAG GTTCCTTCTTGGTTTGGGTTTTTACACCAACTTCAAGTTCTAAATCTTGGGAATAATAGTTTCGCTGGTTCCATCCCTTCTTCATTTTCTAATATTTCCAAACTTGAGACTTTGAATCTGAAATTCAATTCCATAGAGGGAcaaataccaaaagtgattggaagTCTTGTAAACCTTAGAGTATTAAACTTGGGGGGTAACAAGCTCATAGGCTTTATTCCTACGTCACTCTCGAATACCTCGAGGTTGGAGACTTTGGAGATATCTGATAATTCACTTCAAGGAAACATTCCAGAAGGGATCGGCAATCTTCACAACATGAAAGTTCTATCCATAGAAGATAATCAACTTACGGGTTCTATaccattcaaaattttcaatatctCAAGAATCGAAATCATTGCATTTACTGGAAATAGCCTGTCAGGAATTCTTCCCAATGGTTTATGCAATGGTCTCCCGATACTCAAAGAGCTTTACCTATCCACAAACAAGCTTCACGGTCATATGCCTACAAGCTTATCAAATTGTTCACAACTTCAAATTTTGTCTTTATCAAAAAATGAATTTGATGGAACAATAAATAGTGAAATTGGAAGATTGAGTAACTTGCAGAAATTGTATCTCGGACAAAACCATTTCGCAG GGATAATTCCTCAAGAAATTGGAAATCTTGTTAATTTGGCAGAGTTAGCCATGGAAAAAAACCAGATTACCGGCTCTGTCGCCATCTCCATGTTCAATATCTCATCGCTGCAAATTTTGTCAGCATGGCAGAACAATCTTAGAGGATTCTTACCACGGGAGACTGGGAACTTCACCAAGATGCAACATCTAAAGATTAGTGGAAATAAGCTTATAG GTGAAATACCCAAAGAGATAAGCAATCTCGTTGAGTTGGAGGAATTACTTCTTGGGGATAATGGGTTTAGTGGTTCACTTGATATGGAGATCTTCAATATATCAGGGCTGAGAATAATTGATCTTTCAGTCAATAATCTCTTAGGAAGCCTCCCACCAAACATAGGTTTTATATTACCCAACATTGAAGAGCTTTATCTGAGTGGCTTAACCAATCTTGTTGGGACTATTCCTCATTCCATCTCCAATTGTTCCAAACTTACTATTCTAGAGCTTTCTAACAACCAACTCACTGGCTTGATTCCCAATTCTCTTGGAGATTTGACTCATCTACAAAATCTAAATTTAGGGGAAAACAATTTAACCAGCGACTCATCATTAAGCTTCTTGACTTCCCTGACCAATTGCCGAAATTTAACAATTCTATCTCTATATTTGAATCCTCTAAACGGCATGCTTCATGGCTCCGTGGGGAACCTTTCCACATCTCTTAGAATGTTTGTCGCCCACAGTTGTAAAATCAAAGGGCAAATTCCAAATGAAGTTGGGAACTTAAGAAGCTTACTAGACCTTATACTTTTTGGAAATGACTTGGTTGGATCAATTCCCACATCAATTGGAAACTTGAGAAAGCTTCAGAGCTTCGACTTGACTAACAACAAATTAACAGGATTGATTGGAGATCATATATGTAAATTGCAGCATCTGGGTGATATTTACTTGGGTCAAAATCAACTTTCAGGATCTCTTCCAAATTGTTTAGGGAATATTACTTCCCTTAGGGAGATACATCTGGGTTCCAATAAATTGAGTTCCAATATACCACCAAGCTTAGGGAACCTTCAAGATCTAGTGGTTCTTGACTTATCGTCAAACAACATGGTAGGTTCTTTACCTCCagaaattggaaatctaaagGTTGCGACACTGATAGATCTATCAGTGAATCAATTCTCAAATGAAATTCCTAGAGAAATTGGAGGCTTGCAAACTTTGGCATACCTTTCTTTGAGACACAACAAGTTGCAAGGAGCTATAGCTGACTCAATGAGCAACATgataggtttggaattcctagacCTTTCTCATAACAATTTATCTGGAATCATTCCTAAGTCTTTCGAGAAACTTCAAAACCTgaagtatttcaatatttctttcaacAAATTGTATGGTGAAATACCCTCAGGAGGTCCTTTCAAGAACCTGTTGAGTCAGTTTTTCATCTACAATGAAGCATTGTGTGgttcttcaagatttagtgtccTGCCATGCCCCACTTCATCAAAGCACAgatcaaataggaaaaaattgctagttctttttcttttgctggGAATTGCACTAGTAGTTGTTCCTAGCACCATTATTTTTTTCTGGATAGGGTATAGAAGAGGTAAAAGAGCTCCTCAACAACCTGATTCATTGTCTGCAATAACAAGAGAAAGAATTTCATACTATGAATTGATCCAAGCAACTGAAGCGCTTAGCGAGAGTAATCTGATTGGTTCTGGAAGTTTCGGCTCTGTTTACAAAGGTGTTCTCACAAGTGGAACTGTCATTGCAGTTAAAGTGTTCAATCTGCAACTAGCTGCGGCATTCAAGAGCTTTGATACGGAATGTGAAGTTCTGCGCAGCCTTCGCCATAGGAATCTCGTAAAAGTCATTACTAGctgttccaaccttgattttaaGGCTTTAGTTCTCGAGTATATGCTTAATGGAAGTCTTGAGAAGTATTTGTATTCTCACAACTACTTCCTAGACATCAGGCAGAGGTTAAGCATAatgatagatgtggcatgtgCTTTGGAATATCTGCACCATGGGTGCTCGTCGCCTGTGATCCACTGTGATCTGAAGCCTAGTAATGTCTTGCTGGACGAGGATATGGTTGCCCACCTAAGCGACTTTGGCATTTCAAAACTACTTGGTGAAGATGAGAGTGATTTATACACTAAAACCGTAGCAACATTGGGTTATATTGCGCCAG AGTATGGACAAGATGGATTGGTGTCTACTAAATGTGACGTGTATAGTTATGGAATCATGTTGCTGGAAACATTTACCAGGAGAAAGCCTACTGAGTTTGAGGGAGATCTTAGCTTGAAGCACTGGGTGAGTTATTCACTTCCCGATGCAGTAATAGATGTTGCAGATGCCAACTTGGTTCCACCTACAGATAATCACTTATTGAAAAAGTTGGACTGTGTGGTATCAATCATGAATGTCGCACTGGATTGCTGTGCTGAATCTCCAGCAAGACGGACAAATATGAAAGATGTTGTTGGGATGCTACAAAAGATCAGAATCCAACTTATCGCATGTTGA
- the LOC107868377 gene encoding probable LRR receptor-like serine/threonine-protein kinase At3g47570 isoform X1, with amino-acid sequence MEKAFTSFLLTSLLLHYVMASSAMTKTNITTDQLALFSLKSQIALDPFHFLDESWSFAMSICHWVGVTCGSRHQRVNSLNLSNMALTGKIPRDLGNLTFLVSLDLGSNNFHGNLPQELAHLRRLKFLDLSFNSFRGEVPSWFGFLHQLQVLNLGNNSFAGSIPSSFSNISKLETLNLKFNSIEGQIPKVIGSLVNLRVLNLGGNKLIGFIPTSLSNTSRLETLEISDNSLQGNIPEGIGNLHNMKVLSIEDNQLTGSIPFKIFNISRIEIIAFTGNSLSGILPNGLCNGLPILKELYLSTNKLHGHMPTSLSNCSQLQILSLSKNEFDGTINSEIGRLSNLQKLYLGQNHFAGIIPQEIGNLVNLAELAMEKNQITGSVAISMFNISSLQILSAWQNNLRGFLPRETGNFTKMQHLKISGNKLIGEIPKEISNLVELEELLLGDNGFSGSLDMEIFNISGLRIIDLSVNNLLGSLPPNIGFILPNIEELYLSGLTNLVGTIPHSISNCSKLTILELSNNQLTGLIPNSLGDLTHLQNLNLGENNLTSDSSLSFLTSLTNCRNLTILSLYLNPLNGMLHGSVGNLSTSLRMFVAHSCKIKGQIPNEVGNLRSLLDLILFGNDLVGSIPTSIGNLRKLQSFDLTNNKLTGLIGDHICKLQHLGDIYLGQNQLSGSLPNCLGNITSLREIHLGSNKLSSNIPPSLGNLQDLVVLDLSSNNMVGSLPPEIGNLKVATLIDLSVNQFSNEIPREIGGLQTLAYLSLRHNKLQGAIADSMSNMIGLEFLDLSHNNLSGIIPKSFEKLQNLKYFNISFNKLYGEIPSGGPFKNLLSQFFIYNEALCGSSRFSVLPCPTSSKHRSNRKKLLVLFLLLGIALVVVPSTIIFFWIGYRRGKRAPQQPDSLSAITRERISYYELIQATEALSESNLIGSGSFGSVYKGVLTSGTVIAVKVFNLQLAAAFKSFDTECEVLRSLRHRNLVKVITSCSNLDFKALVLEYMLNGSLEKYLYSHNYFLDIRQRLSIMIDVACALEYLHHGCSSPVIHCDLKPSNVLLDEDMVAHLSDFGISKLLGEDESDLYTKTVATLGYIAPEYGQDGLVSTKCDVYSYGIMLLETFTRRKPTEFEGDLSLKHWVSYSLPDAVIDVADANLVPPTDNHLLKKLDCVVSIMNVALDCCAESPARRTNMKDVVGMLQKIRIQLIAC; translated from the exons ATGGAGAAAGCATTCACCTCTTTTCTCTTAACATCTTTGTTGCTTCACTATGTTATGGCCAGTTCAGCGATGACCAAAACCAACATAACTACTGATCAATTGGCTCTTTTTTCTCTGAAATCCCAAATCGCTTTAGACCCCTTTCATTTCTTGGATGAAAGTTGGTCTTTCGCTATGTCCATTTGCCATTGGGTTGGAGTCACTTGTGGCTCTCGCCACCAACGTGTGAATTCCTTGAATCTTTCTAACATGGCTCTTACAGGCAAGATTCCCCGTGATCTTGGAAACCTCACATTTCTTGTTTCTCTCGACTTGGGAAGCAACAATTTCCATGGAAATTTGCCTCAAGAATTGGCACACTTGCGTCGGcttaagtttcttgatttaagttTTAACAGCTTCAGAGGGGAGGTTCCTTCTTGGTTTGGGTTTTTACACCAACTTCAAGTTCTAAATCTTGGGAATAATAGTTTCGCTGGTTCCATCCCTTCTTCATTTTCTAATATTTCCAAACTTGAGACTTTGAATCTGAAATTCAATTCCATAGAGGGAcaaataccaaaagtgattggaagTCTTGTAAACCTTAGAGTATTAAACTTGGGGGGTAACAAGCTCATAGGCTTTATTCCTACGTCACTCTCGAATACCTCGAGGTTGGAGACTTTGGAGATATCTGATAATTCACTTCAAGGAAACATTCCAGAAGGGATCGGCAATCTTCACAACATGAAAGTTCTATCCATAGAAGATAATCAACTTACGGGTTCTATaccattcaaaattttcaatatctCAAGAATCGAAATCATTGCATTTACTGGAAATAGCCTGTCAGGAATTCTTCCCAATGGTTTATGCAATGGTCTCCCGATACTCAAAGAGCTTTACCTATCCACAAACAAGCTTCACGGTCATATGCCTACAAGCTTATCAAATTGTTCACAACTTCAAATTTTGTCTTTATCAAAAAATGAATTTGATGGAACAATAAATAGTGAAATTGGAAGATTGAGTAACTTGCAGAAATTGTATCTCGGACAAAACCATTTCGCAG GGATAATTCCTCAAGAAATTGGAAATCTTGTTAATTTGGCAGAGTTAGCCATGGAAAAAAACCAGATTACCGGCTCTGTCGCCATCTCCATGTTCAATATCTCATCGCTGCAAATTTTGTCAGCATGGCAGAACAATCTTAGAGGATTCTTACCACGGGAGACTGGGAACTTCACCAAGATGCAACATCTAAAGATTAGTGGAAATAAGCTTATAG GTGAAATACCCAAAGAGATAAGCAATCTCGTTGAGTTGGAGGAATTACTTCTTGGGGATAATGGGTTTAGTGGTTCACTTGATATGGAGATCTTCAATATATCAGGGCTGAGAATAATTGATCTTTCAGTCAATAATCTCTTAGGAAGCCTCCCACCAAACATAGGTTTTATATTACCCAACATTGAAGAGCTTTATCTGAGTGGCTTAACCAATCTTGTTGGGACTATTCCTCATTCCATCTCCAATTGTTCCAAACTTACTATTCTAGAGCTTTCTAACAACCAACTCACTGGCTTGATTCCCAATTCTCTTGGAGATTTGACTCATCTACAAAATCTAAATTTAGGGGAAAACAATTTAACCAGCGACTCATCATTAAGCTTCTTGACTTCCCTGACCAATTGCCGAAATTTAACAATTCTATCTCTATATTTGAATCCTCTAAACGGCATGCTTCATGGCTCCGTGGGGAACCTTTCCACATCTCTTAGAATGTTTGTCGCCCACAGTTGTAAAATCAAAGGGCAAATTCCAAATGAAGTTGGGAACTTAAGAAGCTTACTAGACCTTATACTTTTTGGAAATGACTTGGTTGGATCAATTCCCACATCAATTGGAAACTTGAGAAAGCTTCAGAGCTTCGACTTGACTAACAACAAATTAACAGGATTGATTGGAGATCATATATGTAAATTGCAGCATCTGGGTGATATTTACTTGGGTCAAAATCAACTTTCAGGATCTCTTCCAAATTGTTTAGGGAATATTACTTCCCTTAGGGAGATACATCTGGGTTCCAATAAATTGAGTTCCAATATACCACCAAGCTTAGGGAACCTTCAAGATCTAGTGGTTCTTGACTTATCGTCAAACAACATGGTAGGTTCTTTACCTCCagaaattggaaatctaaagGTTGCGACACTGATAGATCTATCAGTGAATCAATTCTCAAATGAAATTCCTAGAGAAATTGGAGGCTTGCAAACTTTGGCATACCTTTCTTTGAGACACAACAAGTTGCAAGGAGCTATAGCTGACTCAATGAGCAACATgataggtttggaattcctagacCTTTCTCATAACAATTTATCTGGAATCATTCCTAAGTCTTTCGAGAAACTTCAAAACCTgaagtatttcaatatttctttcaacAAATTGTATGGTGAAATACCCTCAGGAGGTCCTTTCAAGAACCTGTTGAGTCAGTTTTTCATCTACAATGAAGCATTGTGTGgttcttcaagatttagtgtccTGCCATGCCCCACTTCATCAAAGCACAgatcaaataggaaaaaattgctagttctttttcttttgctggGAATTGCACTAGTAGTTGTTCCTAGCACCATTATTTTTTTCTGGATAGGGTATAGAAGAGGTAAAAGAGCTCCTCAACAACCTGATTCATTGTCTGCAATAACAAGAGAAAGAATTTCATACTATGAATTGATCCAAGCAACTGAAGCGCTTAGCGAGAGTAATCTGATTGGTTCTGGAAGTTTCGGCTCTGTTTACAAAGGTGTTCTCACAAGTGGAACTGTCATTGCAGTTAAAGTGTTCAATCTGCAACTAGCTGCGGCATTCAAGAGCTTTGATACGGAATGTGAAGTTCTGCGCAGCCTTCGCCATAGGAATCTCGTAAAAGTCATTACTAGctgttccaaccttgattttaaGGCTTTAGTTCTCGAGTATATGCTTAATGGAAGTCTTGAGAAGTATTTGTATTCTCACAACTACTTCCTAGACATCAGGCAGAGGTTAAGCATAatgatagatgtggcatgtgCTTTGGAATATCTGCACCATGGGTGCTCGTCGCCTGTGATCCACTGTGATCTGAAGCCTAGTAATGTCTTGCTGGACGAGGATATGGTTGCCCACCTAAGCGACTTTGGCATTTCAAAACTACTTGGTGAAGATGAGAGTGATTTATACACTAAAACCGTAGCAACATTGGGTTATATTGCGCCAG AGTATGGACAAGATGGATTGGTGTCTACTAAATGTGACGTGTATAGTTATGGAATCATGTTGCTGGAAACATTTACCAGGAGAAAGCCTACTGAGTTTGAGGGAGATCTTAGCTTGAAGCACTGGGTGAGTTATTCACTTCCCGATGCAGTAATAGATGTTGCAGATGCCAACTTGGTTCCACCTACAGATAATCACTTATTGAAAAAGTTGGACTGTGTGGTATCAATCATGAATGTCGCACTGGATTGCTGTGCTGAATCTCCAGCAAGACGGACAAATATGAAAGATGTTGTTGGGATGCTACAAAAGATCAGAATCCAACTTATCGCATGTTGA